A window of Hevea brasiliensis isolate MT/VB/25A 57/8 chromosome 14, ASM3005281v1, whole genome shotgun sequence contains these coding sequences:
- the LOC131172932 gene encoding uncharacterized protein LOC131172932: MDSSNSNSTQANSTSGTSSNTREEEFNPLWRYVTKLEKIGEGGGNCKWICNFCGQEKQGTYTRVRAHLLKITGKGIGVCKKVMNDSISEMRKQEDEATNKITNSQSRRVSLPISITSVPSLNITEPSISAALKKRRVNDSPLGRAFDLQTRAQLDAEIARMFYTGGLPFNFARNPYYVSSYSFAANHVLGGYVPPGYNKLRTTLLQQEKANVERLLEPIKSTWLEKGVSIVSDGWSDPQRRPLINFMVVSESGPMFIKSVDCSGEVKDKQFIANLLKEVIDEVGHQKVVQVITDNASNCKGAGEIIEGMFPHIY, translated from the coding sequence atggattcttcaaactcaaattctaCCCAAGCAAATAGCACTAGTGGCACTTCTTCAAACACTAGGGAGGAAGAATTTAATCCTCTGTGGAGATATGTAACTAAACTAGAGAAAATTGGAGAAGGAGGGGGTAATTGTAAATGGATATGCAATTTTTGTGGACAAGAAAAGCAAGGGACTTATACTAGAGTGAGGGCTCATTTATTGAAAATCACTGGAAAAGGGATTGGTGTGTGTAAAAAAGTGATGAATGATAGTATTTCTGAAATGAGGAAACAGGAGGATGAGGCAACAAACAAAATTACCAATTCACAATCTAGGCGAGTTTCTTTGCCTATTAGTATAACTTCTGTTCCTTCATTGAATATAACTGAACCAAGTATTTCAGCAGCtttgaagaaaagaagagttAATGATTCTCCTCTTGGTAGAGCTTTTGACTTGCAAACTAGAGCTCAATTAGATGCAGAGATTGCTAGAATGTTCTACACTGGGGGTCTACCTTTTAATTTTGCTAGAAATCCTTATTATGTGAGTTCTTATTCTTTTGCTGCTAATCATGTTTTGGGTGGTTATGTGCCGCCTGGTTATAACAAATTGAGAACCACATTACTTCAGCAAGAAAAAGCAAATGTAGAGAGGTTGCTTGAACCAATTAAAAGCACTTGGTTAGAAAAGGGTGTTAGTATTGTGAGTGATGGATGGAGTGATCCCCAGAGGAggcctttgattaattttatggtTGTTTCTGAGTCTGGCCCCATGTTTATCAAATCTGTAGATTGTTCTGGTGAAGTGAAAGATAAGCAATTTATTGCTAATTTGCTAAAAGAAGTAATTGATGAGGTGGGTCATCAAAAAGTGGTACAAGTCATTACTGATAATGCTTCAAATTGTAAAGGTGCTGGAGAAATCATTGAGGGAATGTTTCCACATATTTATTAG
- the LOC110660962 gene encoding uncharacterized protein LOC110660962, with protein sequence MNHSMRLAIYNRFSPLKLLSVADTRFASIVVMLKRFKLIRRALEAMVMSDQWAQYREDDQGKARFVRDKVVDEDWWEKVDYIIAFTGPIYDMIRVCDTDKPCLHLVYELWDSMIENVKQVIFDHEGKQADGFSPFYYVVHRILIDRWAKSNTPLHCLAHSLNPRFYSEKWLQEGEGRVPPHMDGEVSTERIKCFRRIFSNEDERIRANDEFANFSLKSGSFADPDSIGSMYVTDPRKWWACFGSNAPLLQRLAFKVLGQPNSSSCCERNWSIYSFIHSCRRNKLTPKRAEDLVFIHNNLRFLSRNSSQYYDEKTKLWDAGGDQFGSMEDVGVLEFANLSLDEPELESVLFDENATTSMEKENEKDSQVEEML encoded by the exons ATGAATCATTCCATGAGGCTTGCAATTTATAATCGGTTTAGCCCTTTGAAATTGCTTTCAGTTGCTGACACTCGTTTTGCTTCTATTGTTGTGATGCTTAAAAGATTTAAACTTATTAGGCGTGCTTTAGAAGCAATGGTTATGAGTGATCAATGGGCACAATACCGAGAAGATGACCAAGGCAAAGCTAGATTTGTTCGTGATAAAGTAGTAGATGAGGATTGGTGGGAAAAGGTTGATTACATCATTGCTTTTACTGGGCCCATTTATGACATGATAAGAGTTTGTGACACAGACAAACCATGTCTTCatttggtttatgagttgtgggaTTCTATGATTGAAAATGTGAAGCAAGTTATTTTTGATCATGAAGGAAAGCAAGCAGATGGGTTTTCTCCTTTTTATTATGTGGTTCATCGAATTCTTATTGATCGTTGGGCAAAGAGCAACACTCCCCTtcattgtttagcccattcattaaatccaag atTTTATAGTGAAAAATGGCTTCAAGAGGGAGAAGGTAGAGTGCCTCCTCATATGGATGGAGAAGTATCAACTGAGAGAATTAAATGCTTTAGGAGGATTTTTTCTAATGAAGATGAGCGAATTAGAGCAAATgatgaatttgcaaatttttctttgaaaagtgGATCTTTTGCTGATCCTGATTCTATTGGAAGTATGTATGTTACAGATCCTAGGAAATGGTGGGCATGTTTTGGTTCTaatgcacctttacttcaaaggTTGGCTTTTAAAGTGCTTGGACAACCTAATTCCTCCTCTTGTTGTGAAAGAAATTGGAGTATTTATTCCTTCATTCATTCATGCAGAAGGAATAAATTAACTCCAAAACGTGCAGAGGACTTAGTTTTTATCCATAATAATCTTCGTTTTCTGTCGAGAAACTCCTCCCAATATTATGATGAGAAGACAAAATTGTGGGATGCTGGTGGTGATCAATTTGGGAGTATGGAAGATGTGGGAGTTCTTGAATTTGCCAACCTTTCATTGGATGAACCAGAGTTAGAGTCTGTTTTGTTTGATGAAAATGCAACTACAAGCATGGAGAAGGAGAATGAGAAAGACAGTCAAGTTGAGGAAATGTTATAA